From one Rhizobium lentis genomic stretch:
- the ybaL gene encoding YbaL family putative K(+) efflux transporter, with amino-acid sequence MPHDTPLISTIVGGLVLAFVFGAFAHRLRMPPLVGYLIAGVLVGPHTPGYVADQSLAPELAEIGVILLMFGVGLHFSLKDLLSVRGIAVPGAIAQIGFATLLGWGLGALMGWPTGGSLVFGLALSVASTVVLLKALQERRLVETERGRIAVGWLIVEDLAMVLALVLIPAAASIGGEGHAPVEPFSAGLNRLFGLDLGIGGMLAMTLVKVGLFAALMLVFGRKLIPWMMHRIAHTGSRELFRLGVLAIALGVAFGAAKLFGVSLALGAFFAGMVLAESELSHRAAQESLPLRDAFAVLFFVSVGMLFDPNILIDRPLPILATVFIIVIGKSIAAFLIVLAFRKPPGTALTISASLGQIGEFSFILAALGVELGLLPEEGRDLILAGAIISIILNPLLFFLCDRMRPLFESAKRDETATEAAAAPDDTAKAEPIAPPDDVEVHPTALTGHAILIGYGRVGRIVGQNLKSSGTPFLVIEDSDKRIGDLKVQGIEAFMGNAVARETLDLANLPAARSLAIAIPNAFEACRIAEQARSVNPSILIVARAHSDAEVDELKQYGADTVIMGEREIALGMVDRLAQVHHESVPYEDRREPDTIIPTGTAPPERE; translated from the coding sequence ATGCCGCACGATACGCCCCTGATTTCGACAATCGTCGGCGGCCTCGTGCTGGCTTTCGTCTTCGGCGCTTTTGCCCATCGGCTGCGTATGCCGCCGCTCGTCGGCTATCTGATCGCCGGTGTGCTGGTCGGGCCGCATACGCCGGGCTATGTGGCGGATCAGAGCCTGGCGCCCGAACTTGCCGAAATCGGCGTCATCCTGCTGATGTTCGGCGTCGGGCTGCATTTCTCCCTGAAAGACCTGCTGTCGGTGCGCGGCATTGCCGTGCCCGGCGCGATCGCACAGATCGGTTTTGCGACATTGCTCGGCTGGGGGCTCGGCGCCTTGATGGGCTGGCCGACCGGCGGCAGCCTGGTCTTCGGTCTGGCGCTTTCGGTCGCCTCGACCGTCGTGCTCCTGAAGGCGCTGCAGGAGCGCCGGCTCGTCGAGACGGAGCGCGGCAGGATCGCCGTCGGCTGGCTGATCGTCGAGGATCTCGCCATGGTGCTGGCGCTGGTGCTGATCCCGGCCGCAGCCAGCATCGGCGGCGAGGGTCACGCTCCCGTCGAACCGTTTTCGGCCGGGCTGAACCGCCTGTTCGGCCTCGATCTCGGCATCGGCGGCATGCTCGCCATGACGCTGGTCAAGGTCGGGCTGTTCGCGGCGCTGATGCTGGTCTTCGGCCGCAAGCTCATTCCATGGATGATGCACCGCATCGCCCATACCGGCTCGCGCGAGCTCTTCCGGCTCGGCGTGCTCGCCATCGCCCTCGGCGTCGCCTTCGGCGCGGCGAAGCTCTTCGGCGTGTCGCTGGCGCTCGGCGCCTTCTTTGCCGGCATGGTGCTCGCCGAAAGCGAGCTCAGCCATCGCGCCGCCCAGGAAAGCCTGCCGCTGCGCGACGCCTTCGCCGTGCTCTTCTTCGTGTCGGTCGGCATGCTGTTCGATCCGAACATCCTGATCGACAGGCCGCTGCCGATTCTGGCCACCGTCTTCATCATCGTCATCGGCAAATCCATCGCCGCCTTTCTGATCGTGCTCGCCTTCAGGAAGCCGCCCGGCACGGCGCTGACGATTTCGGCAAGCCTCGGTCAGATCGGCGAATTCTCCTTCATCCTCGCCGCCCTCGGCGTCGAGCTCGGGCTGCTGCCCGAGGAAGGCCGCGATCTCATCCTCGCCGGCGCCATCATCTCGATCATCCTCAATCCGCTGCTGTTCTTTCTCTGCGACCGCATGCGGCCGCTTTTCGAGAGCGCCAAGCGTGACGAGACCGCGACCGAGGCTGCTGCTGCGCCTGATGACACGGCCAAGGCCGAGCCGATAGCGCCGCCGGATGACGTCGAGGTGCATCCGACCGCGCTGACCGGCCACGCCATCCTCATCGGTTACGGACGGGTCGGCAGGATCGTCGGACAGAACCTCAAATCATCCGGGACGCCCTTCCTCGTCATCGAAGATTCCGACAAGCGGATCGGCGACTTGAAAGTGCAGGGGATCGAAGCCTTCATGGGCAATGCAGTGGCGCGCGAAACGCTCGATCTCGCCAATCTCCCGGCTGCACGCAGCCTCGCCATCGCCATCCCGAACGCCTTCGAGGCCTGCCGCATCGCCGAACAGGCGCGCAGCGTCAACCCATCGATTCTCATCGTCGCGCGCGCCCATTCCGACGCCGAGGTCGACGAATTGAAGCAATATGGCGCCGACACCGTCATCATGGGCGAACGCGAAATCGCGCTTGGCATGGTTGACCGGCTCGCTCAAGTGCATCATGAGAGTGTTCCCTATGAAGACAGGCGGGAGCCTGATACTATTATTCCGACGGGCACTGCTCCGCCGGAAAGAGAATGA
- a CDS encoding helix-turn-helix domain-containing protein — MTYMIYINQYEQVVIMGQGARETILTPALCRAARGLLDWTQTELAERAAVSRSTIRDYEGRHHDIHRATEAQLRLAFEKGGVRFIEIEGAGTGLCLPAA; from the coding sequence ATGACATATATGATTTATATCAACCAATATGAGCAAGTTGTAATTATGGGTCAAGGCGCAAGAGAAACAATTCTGACTCCGGCTCTCTGCCGGGCAGCTCGCGGCCTGCTCGACTGGACCCAGACCGAGCTTGCCGAAAGGGCGGCGGTCTCGCGCAGCACCATCCGCGATTACGAGGGACGCCACCACGACATCCACCGCGCGACGGAGGCGCAGCTGCGCCTCGCCTTCGAAAAAGGTGGGGTCAGGTTCATCGAGATCGAAGGGGCGGGCACCGGCCTCTGCCTGCCCGCTGCATAA
- the secD gene encoding protein translocase subunit SecD → MRTSPWLVLTYTVIIVIGLLIALPNALPQSTLQRLPTWLPHEQVSLGLDLRGGSHLVLEVDEADLTKERLQSLLQDARRVLREKGIQPKAVVRSQNQIVVTLADAAQSDAAVTELRTLANPISTGLSAGQADLNVTANGATVTVGFSPAGISANVDNAVQQSLEVIRQRVDQVGVSEPTIQRIGANRVLVQLPGAQDPSRLRELLGSTAKMSFHMLAPNNQPGPGVTMLQDDEGRSYPVLDRVEISGDRLSDARVSFDPNTREPIVSFRFDSAGATRFAEITRQNVGSPFAIVLDNKVLSAPVIREPITGGSGQISGNFSADSATTLAAMLRAGALPAKLTVIEERTVGADLGADAIKMGIYSGIVGFALVAAFIFVLYGTWGILANVALLIHTILTLSALTLVGATLTLPGIAGVVLGIGLAVDANVLINERIREETRKGKSAFAAIDTGFNRAYSTIIDGNMTALIAAAILFWFGSGPVRGFAVTMALGLIISMFTSVAFVRVAMIEITRRRKFKVLNIRPLIPFSPYDKHIQFMKARFFGVTVSALLSIASVVLFIYPGLNYGVDFRGGIQMSVKTKEAADLAKFREGLDSLGLGEITLQTFGDNNSILVRAQRQEGGEEAQTAAVTKLKAEVAKIDPSATVEGTDVIGPKVSGELASAGILSVVIASIAMLLYIWARFEWPFAVGAIVTLVLDVTKAIGFFAITGLDFNLTAIAAILTLVGYSVNDKVVVYDRMRENMRLYKSMPLREIIDKSINETLARSLYTNATAFLALVPMAIWGGSAVSSFAIPMVFGILVAGASSIFIAAPILLFLGDWRRRHAKAVPATDAVEIIPPDEGRSRKSAS, encoded by the coding sequence ATGCGTACTTCACCCTGGCTGGTGCTCACCTATACGGTGATCATCGTGATCGGCTTATTGATCGCCCTGCCGAACGCCCTGCCGCAGTCCACGCTCCAGCGCCTCCCGACATGGCTGCCGCATGAGCAGGTGTCGCTCGGGCTCGACCTTCGCGGTGGTTCGCACCTCGTTCTGGAAGTCGACGAAGCGGATCTGACCAAAGAGCGGCTGCAATCGCTGCTTCAGGACGCGCGCCGTGTCCTGCGCGAAAAGGGGATCCAGCCGAAGGCCGTCGTGCGCAGCCAGAATCAGATCGTCGTGACGCTCGCCGATGCGGCGCAGAGCGATGCGGCCGTCACCGAACTCAGGACACTCGCCAACCCGATCAGCACCGGCCTCAGCGCCGGCCAGGCGGATCTCAATGTTACTGCGAACGGAGCAACCGTCACCGTCGGCTTCTCGCCGGCCGGCATCTCCGCCAATGTCGACAACGCCGTCCAGCAGAGCCTTGAAGTCATCCGGCAGCGCGTCGACCAGGTCGGCGTCTCCGAGCCGACCATTCAGCGCATTGGCGCCAATCGCGTGCTGGTCCAGCTTCCGGGCGCGCAGGATCCGTCGCGCCTGCGCGAACTTCTGGGCTCCACGGCAAAGATGTCGTTCCACATGCTGGCGCCGAACAACCAGCCAGGCCCCGGCGTCACCATGCTGCAAGACGATGAAGGCCGGTCCTACCCGGTCCTCGACCGCGTTGAAATATCAGGCGACCGTCTTTCTGATGCCCGCGTCAGCTTCGATCCGAACACGCGCGAACCTATCGTCAGCTTCCGCTTCGACAGCGCCGGTGCCACCCGCTTTGCCGAAATCACCCGCCAGAACGTCGGCAGTCCCTTTGCCATCGTCCTCGACAATAAGGTGCTGAGCGCCCCCGTCATCCGCGAGCCGATCACCGGCGGTTCCGGCCAGATCTCCGGCAATTTCTCGGCTGACAGCGCCACGACGCTCGCCGCCATGTTGCGCGCCGGCGCCCTTCCCGCCAAGCTGACTGTGATCGAGGAGCGCACAGTCGGTGCCGATCTCGGCGCCGATGCCATCAAGATGGGCATTTATTCCGGCATCGTCGGCTTCGCCCTCGTCGCCGCCTTCATCTTCGTGCTCTACGGCACCTGGGGCATCCTGGCGAATGTGGCGCTGCTGATCCATACGATCCTGACCCTCTCGGCCCTGACCCTGGTCGGCGCGACGCTGACGCTGCCCGGCATTGCCGGCGTCGTTCTCGGCATCGGCCTGGCGGTCGACGCCAACGTCCTCATCAATGAGCGTATCCGTGAAGAGACCCGCAAGGGCAAGAGCGCCTTTGCCGCCATCGATACGGGCTTCAACCGTGCCTATTCGACCATTATCGACGGCAACATGACGGCCCTGATCGCTGCGGCCATCCTGTTCTGGTTCGGCTCCGGCCCGGTTCGCGGCTTTGCGGTGACCATGGCGCTCGGCCTGATCATCTCGATGTTCACCTCTGTCGCCTTCGTTCGCGTCGCGATGATTGAGATTACCCGCCGCCGCAAGTTCAAGGTGCTGAACATCCGGCCGTTGATCCCGTTCAGCCCTTACGACAAGCATATCCAGTTCATGAAGGCGCGCTTCTTCGGCGTCACGGTTTCGGCGTTGCTTTCGATCGCATCCGTCGTGCTCTTCATCTATCCAGGCCTCAACTATGGCGTCGACTTCCGCGGCGGCATCCAGATGTCGGTCAAGACGAAGGAAGCCGCCGATCTTGCCAAGTTCCGTGAGGGCCTTGATAGTCTCGGCCTTGGCGAAATCACGCTGCAGACCTTCGGCGACAACAACAGCATCCTCGTTCGGGCGCAGCGGCAGGAAGGCGGCGAAGAGGCGCAGACGGCGGCGGTCACCAAGCTGAAGGCCGAGGTCGCCAAGATCGATCCGAGCGCCACCGTCGAAGGCACCGACGTTATCGGTCCGAAGGTCAGCGGCGAGCTTGCTTCGGCCGGCATCCTGTCGGTCGTAATCGCCAGCATCGCGATGCTCCTCTATATCTGGGCGCGTTTTGAATGGCCGTTCGCCGTCGGCGCCATCGTTACGCTGGTGCTCGACGTCACCAAGGCCATCGGCTTCTTCGCAATCACCGGCCTCGACTTCAACCTTACCGCCATTGCGGCGATCCTGACGCTCGTCGGTTACTCTGTGAACGACAAGGTGGTCGTCTATGACCGCATGCGCGAAAACATGCGGCTCTACAAATCGATGCCGCTGCGGGAGATCATCGACAAGTCGATCAACGAGACTCTGGCGCGAAGCCTCTACACCAATGCGACAGCCTTCCTCGCCCTGGTGCCGATGGCGATCTGGGGCGGCAGCGCAGTCTCGAGCTTCGCGATCCCGATGGTCTTCGGCATTCTGGTGGCCGGCGCCTCGTCGATCTTCATCGCCGCACCGATCCTGCTCTTCCTCGGCGACTGGCGCCGCCGCCACGCCAAGGCGGTACCGGCAACCGATGCAGTCGAAATCATCCCGCCGGACGAGGGCCGCTCGCGCAAGTCGGCAAGCTGA
- a CDS encoding ArnT family glycosyltransferase, whose product MSPRSGLLIVLGFTLWRVVTLHFDATDLFVDEAQYWFWSQNLDLGYYSKPPMIAWVIRAMTEFSGSNAIYWIRVLGPLIHMAAALVLMKVAKRFVGPEIEGWTGATYITLPGVALSSVFFSTDVILLFFIAIALLAYFGLTERRSVGLALVMGLAVGLAFLTKYAVLFVVPGGAIALLLVPAARIAVRDFIVAVAVAAAVALPNLWWNLQHDITTVRHTQDIAHWSDLGINLRRGLEFFAAQFGVVGPIIFFAMLWAVYRMIKGRSDDREKMLIWLSMPVVVLITLQATVAKAYANWAVTAYVAGTVLAVWLLYRMWPKGLRLSLTINGIASLLFPLATIFPQQLLLPNGDELMKRYLGRAAVSREAGALAGQAGADIIVTDNRDMVADLFYTLRDAPYRIYARAPAGLPESYYEQEFALPADITGKVLFLTDGPLTCPAETPELLKNWQPTEGYYKGKALYIYKVSAACLHP is encoded by the coding sequence ATGTCCCCCAGATCTGGTCTCCTCATCGTTCTCGGCTTCACGCTCTGGCGCGTCGTCACGCTTCATTTCGATGCGACGGACCTTTTCGTCGATGAGGCGCAGTACTGGTTCTGGTCGCAGAATCTCGATCTCGGCTACTATTCGAAACCGCCGATGATCGCCTGGGTGATCCGGGCGATGACGGAGTTCTCCGGCTCCAACGCCATCTACTGGATCCGAGTGCTTGGACCGCTGATCCACATGGCGGCGGCACTGGTGCTCATGAAGGTGGCGAAGCGTTTCGTCGGCCCCGAGATCGAAGGCTGGACCGGCGCCACCTACATCACGCTTCCCGGTGTGGCGCTTTCCTCGGTCTTCTTCTCGACCGATGTCATCCTGCTGTTTTTCATCGCGATCGCCTTGCTCGCCTATTTCGGCCTGACTGAGCGGCGCTCGGTCGGCCTGGCGCTCGTCATGGGCCTCGCCGTCGGCCTCGCCTTTCTGACGAAATATGCCGTGCTGTTCGTCGTTCCGGGCGGAGCGATTGCCCTCCTCCTGGTTCCGGCGGCGCGCATCGCCGTTCGGGATTTCATCGTGGCGGTCGCGGTCGCGGCGGCCGTCGCCCTGCCGAACCTCTGGTGGAACCTGCAGCACGACATTACGACCGTGCGCCACACGCAGGACATCGCCCATTGGAGCGACCTCGGCATCAATCTGCGTCGCGGGCTGGAATTTTTCGCCGCCCAGTTCGGCGTCGTCGGACCGATCATATTTTTCGCGATGCTCTGGGCCGTCTATCGCATGATCAAGGGCAGGAGCGACGACCGGGAGAAGATGCTGATCTGGCTGTCGATGCCGGTGGTGGTGCTGATCACCCTGCAGGCGACGGTCGCCAAAGCCTACGCCAACTGGGCCGTGACCGCCTATGTCGCCGGAACCGTGCTTGCCGTCTGGCTGCTTTACCGGATGTGGCCGAAAGGACTAAGGCTGTCGCTCACCATCAACGGCATCGCAAGCCTGCTCTTTCCGCTGGCGACAATCTTTCCGCAGCAGCTGCTGTTGCCGAACGGCGACGAATTGATGAAGCGCTATCTCGGCCGCGCCGCGGTCAGCCGCGAGGCGGGAGCACTTGCCGGTCAGGCCGGTGCCGACATCATCGTCACGGACAACCGCGATATGGTCGCCGATCTTTTCTATACGCTGCGCGACGCACCCTACAGGATCTATGCGCGTGCGCCCGCCGGCCTTCCGGAGAGCTATTACGAGCAGGAATTCGCCCTGCCCGCCGACATCACCGGCAAGGTGCTTTTCCTGACGGACGGTCCCCTCACCTGCCCAGCCGAAACGCCGGAGCTACTGAAGAACTGGCAGCCGACCGAAGGCTACTATAAGGGCAAGGCGCTCTACATCTACAAAGTCTCTGCCGCCTGCCTTCACCCTTAA